A window of the Arachis duranensis cultivar V14167 chromosome 5, aradu.V14167.gnm2.J7QH, whole genome shotgun sequence genome harbors these coding sequences:
- the LOC107490865 gene encoding receptor-like protein EIX2 has translation MRRKEYSSNGTTVAVVVVVLLIITEFGGSYACIQLEREALLNFKRSLSFFDETPLLPSWEVDGDCCEWQGIACNNVTGHIVMLDLNDLCSPFIVESIIEQPSSYSDDCPHLAYTFMDVTLYLSQLQHLTYLNLSGVVIQGALAFLGFMQSLRSLSLRGDYVYQPLTIPSSSIGNLANLRALYLQRLTLTNVTDSSWLSSLSSLQYLGLYDVDLSMAEAHHLFKVLNTPSLLELHLSGCRLGQVSSSLVSDHIFPLTNLTRLQLLNLAWNDLSQDSPILNAFQNTTSIKVLDISQNLLSSVPPWLAKLHNLLKLDLSSTDITVLDPLRNLTSIKYLLLSHNKNLASLPLWFSHFDNLQVLSLGGCGFSGQFPSTLQNLTSIRVLNLNENNLNSITPLWWGKFENLVFLSLSSNLFYGPVPYTLRNLTHLTYLSLSNNNLKSLPSWLGELKSLVHLDLSMNNFTTVEEDFLSSILSNLCQLKEFNLSQSNFQGFAFKNKGTLSGCNSYALEYLNLNDNEFDGLLPNWLEQFKNLKYLHLMSNSFSGPIPLFIGDLAKLTELDLGDNMLNGSIPRSLGKLVNLRNLNLSSNNFSGVIPQSLGQLKNLRWLDLSSNHFCGVVSQSLSQLKNLHWLDLSSNHFIGVVPESLGQLKNLKWLDLSSNYLHGTINGLINSWSQLISLFHFDLSNNKIIGSIPENLHVIMPFLRSLILRNNLLNGSLPSSLDKLKYLYSFDVSNNKLSGKIPSTLWNLSLGWLRLNNNSFQGKLPSSLTNMKELRLLDLGENRLSGFIPFWNGNELPDLQILRLRKNLLHGVIPSSLCQFVELQILDLAENHLVGPIPRCISNITRMTSANTLSFWEELNPWDNEDLKQVIKGRELDYIRNLKYVINLDLSNNFLSGSIPIGISSLRGLIGLNFSYNNLSGVIPEMIGDMRSLESLDLSHNHLCGTIPRGMIDLYSLSHLNLSYNNLSGPIPVENQFQTFNDPLSYTGNQYLCGAPLPKHCPGDGPHHVPNIENYEDEDRENDKLDKVLFYSITSIGFATGFWGIVGFLYFKKNWRYVCFGYVEKVADRIYVAVVLKVVKLKKMMQRK, from the coding sequence atgagaagaaaagaataCTCCAGCAATGGTACTACTGTTGCGGTAGTCGTGGTGGTGCTACTCATCATTACTGAATTTGGAGGTTCTTATGCCTGCATTCAACTAGAAAGAGAGGCTCTCCTCAATTTCAAAAGAAGTTTGAGCTTTTTTGATGAGACGCCACTACTTCCATCTTGGGAAGTAGATGGTGATTGCTGTGAATGGCAAGGCATAGCCTGCAATAATGTCACTGGACATATTGTTATGCTTGATCTCAACGATCTCTGTTCTCCATTCATCGTTGAATCAATCATAGAACAACCGTCTAGTTACAGCGATGATTGTCCCCATCTGGCATATACTTTCATGGATGTTACTCTATATCTGTCACAGCTCCAACATTTGACTTATTTGAATCTTTCTGGAGTTGTCATCCAAGGGGCTCTAGCATTTCTTGGTTTTATGCAAAGCCTACGCAGTCTTTCTCTACGAGGAGACTATGTTTATCAACCATTGACCATTCCCAGCAGCAGTATTGGAAACCTTGCCAACTTGCGTGCTCTTTATCTCCAACGCCTCACTCTCACCAACGTTACTGACAGTAGTTGGCTTTCTTCACTTTCCTCATTGCAATACCTTGGCTTGTATGATGTAGATCTTTCCATGGCTGAAGCTCACCATCTGTTTAAGGTACTTAACACGCCTTCTCTGTTAGAGTTACACCTATCTGGTTGTAGACTTGGACAAGTGTCGTCATCACTTGTTTCTGATCATATTTTTCCTCTCACAAATCTCACTCGTCTCCAACTCCTCAATCTTGCATGGAATGACCTTAGCCAAGATTCACCAATCCTAAATGCTTTTCAGAACACCACTTCCATCAAAGTCCTTGACATCTCACAAAACCTTTTAAGCTCTGTGCCGCCATGGTTAGCCAAGCTTCATAATCTTCTCAAGTTGGATTTGTCTTCCACCGATATTACAGTTCTTGATCCTTTGAGAAATCTGACCTCCATTAAATACCTTCTGCTTTCTCATAATAAGAATTTAGCTTCACTTCCACTATGGTTTTCTCATTTTGATAACCTTCAAGTACTATCCCTTGGGGGATGTGGTTTTTCTGGTCAATTTCCTTCTACTCTTCAGAACTTGACTTCCATTAGGGTCCTGAACCTCAATGAAAACAATCTGAATTCAATAACACCGTTGTGGTGGGGGAAGTTTGAAAACCTTGTTTTCTTAAGTCTTTCGAGTAATCTGTTTTATGGTCCAGTTCCTTATACTTTGCGAAATTTGACTCATCTCACTTATCTTAGCCTTTCCAACAACAACTTGAAGTCACTTCCATCATGGTTAGGCGAGTTAAAGAGTCTTGTCCATCTTGATCTTTCAATGAATAATTTCACTACAGTGGAAGAGGATTTTCTATCATCAATTTTGAGCAATTTATGTCAGCTAAAAGAATTTAATCTGTCTCAAAGCAATTTCCAAGGGTTTGCTTTCAAAAACAAAGGAACTCTATCTGGCTGTAATAGCTATGCTTTAGAGTACCTGAATTTGAATGACAATGAATTTGATGGTCTTTTGCCCAATTGGTTggaacaatttaaaaatttaaagtacCTTCATTTGATGTCAAATTCATTCTCCGGCCCAATTCCTCTCTTTATTGGAGATTTGGCAAAATTGACAGAGTTAGATCTTGGAGATAACATGTTAAATGGATCAATACCCCGCAGTCTTGGAAAACTTGTGAATCTCCGAAACCTGAATCtttcttctaataattttaGTGGTGTTATTCCTCAAAGTCTGGGTCAACTCAAGAATCTGCGATGGCTTGATCTTTCTTCTAATCATTTTTGTGGTGTTGTTTCTCAAAGTCTGAGTCAACTCAAGAATCTGCATTGGCTTGATCTTTCTTCTAATCATTTTATTGGTGTTGTTCCTGAAAGCCTCGGTCAACTCAAGAATCTGAAATGGCTTGATCTTTCTTCTAACTACTTGCATGGCACAATTAATGGATTAATAAATTCGTGGTCCCAGCTCATCAGCCTCTTCCACTTTGATCTctccaataataaaataattggaTCAATTCCTGAAAACCTTCATGTTATAATGCCCTTTTTGAGATCCTTGATTCTTCGCAACAACCTCTTAAATGGTTCATTGCCAAGTTCATTGGACAAACTTAAATACTTGTACAGTTTTGATGTTTCCAACAATAAGTTATCAGGCAAAATTCCAAGCACATTATGGAATCTATCATTGGGATGGCTGCGTTTGAATAACAATAGCTTTCAAGGAAAACTTCCTTCATCCTTGACAAACATGAAAGAATTGAGATTATTAGATCTTGGGGAGAATAGACTATCAGGTTTCATACCTTTTTGGAATGGCAATGAACTTCCCGACTTACAAATTCTTAGGCTGAGGAAAAATTTGCTACATGGTGTCATTCCTTCAAGTCTCTGTCAATTTGTTGAATTGCAAATCTTGGACCTTGCTGAAAATCACTTAGTTGGCCCAATTCCTCGTTGCATTAGCAATATTACAAGAATGACTTCGGCAAATACTCTTTCGTTTTGGGAGGAATTAAATCCATGGGACAATGAGGATCTAAAGCAAGTCATCAAAGGAAGAGAACTTGATTACATTAGAAACTTAAAATATGTGATCAACTTGGACTTATCAAATAATTTCTTGTCTGGATCAATTCCTATTGGAATATCTTCCCTCAGAGGATTGATTGGACTCAATTTTTCCTACAATAATTTGTCTGGCGTGATTCCTGAAATGATTGGAGACATGAGATCATTAGAATCTCTTGACTTATCACATAATCATCTCTGTGGTACTATTCCAAGAGGCATGATTGACTTATATTCTCTAAGTCACTTGAATTTATCATACAACAACCTTTCAGGACCAATTCCTGTTGAAAACCAATTTCAGACCTTTAACGATCCACTCAGTTACACTGGTAACCAATATCTCTGTGGAGCTCCACTCCCAAAACATTGTCCCGGTGATGGTCCTCATCATGTTCCTAACATTGAAAACTATGAAGATGAAGACAGGGAAAATGACAAGTTAGACAAAGTGTTGTTTTACTCAATCACATCCATTGGCTTTGCAACTGGTTTCTGGGGAATTGTTGGGTTTTTGTATTTCAAAAAGAATTGGAGGTATGTTTGCTTTGGATATGTGGAGAAGGTTGCTGACAGGATCTATGTTGCAGTAGTCTTAAAAGTAGTCAAATTGAAGAAAATGATGCAGAGAAAGTAG
- the LOC107490867 gene encoding non-specific lipid transfer protein GPI-anchored 14-like isoform X1: MKMASTSPMLVLITPIMLMLIHNAMGDTAQEKQKCVEQLNGIATCLPYVGGDAKSPTADCCSGIIEAIKNKKKCVCLIIKDRDDPDLGLKVNLTLALALPSLCKAPDNLSQCPALLHLDPKSAEAQAFNQLGQNSNGGSNSTSPSPHPPGDDPFKTILSFYFCNIVFSFSKFGFTWKRFEFHCVYLTVGETTASTHTLPTNNGASYKGKVLLQTLVAELLVFFSLAHIVQQDSCNVET; this comes from the exons ATGAAAATGGCCTCAACATCACCAATGCTAGTGTTAATAACACCAATAATGTTGATGCTGATCCACAATGCAATGGGGGATACAGCACAAGAGAAACAGAAATGTGTAGAGCAGCTAAATGGTATTGCAACATGTCTTCCATATGTTGGTGGTGATGCAAAATCTCCCACAGCAGATTGCTGCAGTGGAATCATAGAAGCCATAAAAAACAAGAAGAAGTGTGTTTGTCTTATCATCAAAGATAGAGATGATCCTGACCTTGGCTTGAAGGTTAACCTCACACTTGCTCTTGCCCTTCCTTCACTTTGCAAAGCTCCAGATAATCTCTCTCAGTGTCCGG CACTTCTGCACTTGGATCCTAAATCAGCTGAAGCTCAAGCTTTCAATCAACTTGGTCAGAACTCCAATGGTGGATCCAATAGTACTAGTCCTTCTCCCCATCCTCCTGGTGATGACCCTTTCAAAACCAtactttctttttacttttgcAATATTGTATTTTCCttctctaagtttggttttaCTTGGAAGCGCTTTGAGTTCCATTGTGTGTATTTGACAGTTGGAGAAACCACAGCATCAACTCATACCCTCCCAACAAACAATGGTGCTTCTTATAAGGGAAAGGTATTGTTACAAACTTTGGTTGCAGAACTTCTAGTTTTTTTTAGCCTGGCTCATATAGTACAACAAGATTCATGTAATGTTGAaacttga
- the LOC107490998 gene encoding uncharacterized protein LOC107490998, translating into MDEINRWADIDEDLLKEISKRFHAYDDYIRLRLVCKEWSLKLLKIPNGNKIPWLLLPDETVKNYSYEDEEIHHLMQLAAADDETLDTCALEEKDIYHIMLPEMQSYNKFIRGSGHGWVIVQSISDGTMQMLNPFTNRSLDLPPVSTLPTIIDYQPDNHGNEYTLWDFRDIKSTLDRDKVHRFQVFKVIINSSPEHDIENFMAVVIFGPNQRLAFYKPGNMRWVEFPTRDKEFEDVIFFQGKIYAINNYGQLYEFDTNTRAGLKGGIHETRPPSEIPLGPLKLKYLIGCTNGSLLMLVRYVDLPLGRSRERKEFETSKFDIYELKRNRKEWSTLDNLGNYILVIGFNSSVQIPVPFLSKGNQIWFADNQIELQSSFYDPIAQDIGIFDLDHGSFQRVLLDVKFFCPPVWLLS; encoded by the coding sequence ATGGACGAGATTAATCGATGGGCAGACATTGATGAAGATTTGTTGAAAGAAATTTCAAAACGGTTCCATGCCTACGATGATTACATCCGGCTTCGATTGGTTTGCAAAGAGTGGAGCTTGAAACTTCTAAAGATTCCCAATGGAAACAAAATTCCGTGGTTATTGTTACCTGACGAAACTGTCAAGAATTATTCTTACGAAGACGAGGAGATTCATCATCTCATGCAATTAGCTGCTGCAGATGATGAAACTCTTGATACTTGCGCCCTTGAAGAGAAAGATATTTACCATATCATGCTGCCAGAGATGCAGTCCTACAACAAGTTCATCCGCGGTTCTGGTCATGGTTGGGTGATTGTCCAATCCATATCTGATGGCACTATGCAAATGTTAAATCCATTTACAAATCGTAGTTTGGATCTTCCTCCAGTCTCAACTTTACCCACTATAATTGATTACCAGCCTGATAATCATGGGAATGAATACACACTGTGGGATTTTCGTGACATTAAGAGCACCCTGGATAGAGATAAAGTGCATAGATTCCAAGTTTTTAAGGTTATTATAAACTCATCTCCTGAGCATGACATTGAAAATTTTATGGCGGTGGTGATATTCGGACCTAACCAGCGATTGGCCTTTTACAAGCCTGGCAATATGAGATGGGTAGAATTTCCAACCAGAGATAAGGAGTTTGAAGACGTAATATTTTTCCAAGGAAAAATATATGCCATAAACAATTACGGGCAGCTATATGAATTTGATACAAACACAAGAGCAGGGCTTAAGGGAGGAATCCATGAAACCAGACCTCCATCTGAAATTCCCCTAGGCCCTCTCAAGCTTAAATATCTTATTGGGTGCACCAATGGAAGCTTATTGATGTTGGTAAGATATGTTGACCTTCCCTTGGGGAGATCGAGAGAAAGGAAGGAATTTGAAACTTCCAAATTCGATATCTATGAGttaaaaagaaacagaaaagaatgGTCAACATTAGATAATTTAGGTAACTATATACTAGTGATTGGATTTAATTCATCGGTTCAAATTCCTGTGCCTTTTCTAAGCAAAGGAAATCAGATTTGGTTTGCAGATAACCAAATAGAGTTGCAATCATCATTTTACGATCCTATCGCTCAAGATATCGGCATCTTCGACTTAGACCATGGAAGTTTCCAGAGAGTATTGTTAGATGTGAAGTTCTTTTGTCCTCCTGTTTGGTTGTTATCCTAA
- the LOC107490867 gene encoding non-specific lipid transfer protein GPI-anchored 14-like isoform X2, producing the protein MKMASTSPMLVLITPIMLMLIHNAMGDTAQEKQKCVEQLNGIATCLPYVGGDAKSPTADCCSGIIEAIKNKKKCVCLIIKDRDDPDLGLKVNLTLALALPSLCKAPDNLSQCPALLHLDPKSAEAQAFNQLGQNSNGGSNSTSPSPHPPVGETTASTHTLPTNNGASYKGKVLLQTLVAELLVFFSLAHIVQQDSCNVET; encoded by the exons ATGAAAATGGCCTCAACATCACCAATGCTAGTGTTAATAACACCAATAATGTTGATGCTGATCCACAATGCAATGGGGGATACAGCACAAGAGAAACAGAAATGTGTAGAGCAGCTAAATGGTATTGCAACATGTCTTCCATATGTTGGTGGTGATGCAAAATCTCCCACAGCAGATTGCTGCAGTGGAATCATAGAAGCCATAAAAAACAAGAAGAAGTGTGTTTGTCTTATCATCAAAGATAGAGATGATCCTGACCTTGGCTTGAAGGTTAACCTCACACTTGCTCTTGCCCTTCCTTCACTTTGCAAAGCTCCAGATAATCTCTCTCAGTGTCCGG CACTTCTGCACTTGGATCCTAAATCAGCTGAAGCTCAAGCTTTCAATCAACTTGGTCAGAACTCCAATGGTGGATCCAATAGTACTAGTCCTTCTCCCCATCCTCCTG TTGGAGAAACCACAGCATCAACTCATACCCTCCCAACAAACAATGGTGCTTCTTATAAGGGAAAGGTATTGTTACAAACTTTGGTTGCAGAACTTCTAGTTTTTTTTAGCCTGGCTCATATAGTACAACAAGATTCATGTAATGTTGAaacttga